In Chryseobacterium sp. C-71, the genomic window TACTGATTCTGTAAAAAATAATTTTATCAGCAGAATATTTAAAATAGGGATGATTCTTCAACCATTCTTCAGGAGCATCTACCAAAGTATAACGTTCAACTTTTGAATTATCGAGTGGAGCAATACTGAGTAACTTTTGAAGTAATTCTTTGTCAATATTATACGTCTCTAAAATCTGTTCTTTAGTCATAAATCCACCCAATTTCTTTCTGAAACCAATCATCGAGCCTGCACTTTTTTCATCCAAACCAAATTCTAATAACTGTTTGAATGTAATAGAATTCATATCTGTTTTTGAGAAATCTGTTTTTTCCTGCTTAAATTCTGGCTTTTTATCGGTGGAATTTTTTGCCATTGTGGAAGCATTTAGCTTGATGTAAGGTTTTAATTCTTCAAACTTTTCTGCTGAAATGACAAAACAGTTTTTAATATCATCTAAAGTTTTAAAACTGCCTTTAAGATTTCTGTCACGATAATTCACAATCACATTCGCCTGTTTTTCAGAAAATCCTAGAGCCATCCAACCGTTCACATCCAAAGTATTTGGGTCGAAAGAAGTTTGCGGAGTTTTAGATTTAAATGAATTAGATTTTCCTGCATAAGCATTGAAATTGGCTGGAGTTTTTGAAGGTAAAATCAAATACGGCTCAAGCTTAGCATAATTTTCTTCGTTGATAATAAAGCATTCTTTAAACTTTTCTTTGCTCACGAAACTTCCGCCCAAGTAACTTTTGTATTTCAAAATAGCAGCAGCTTGTTTCTCAGAAAATCCTATATTTTCCCAATCAGTTTGTGAAAGGTGATCAGGATTAAATTTCCTTGTAATGTTTAAAGATTTCTTTTCAAAACTTTTAAAGTTTGAATTTCCTTTGGCTTCAGAATTAGTTTCAGGAAGTAAAATGAATGCTTCAAGCTGGGTGAATTTTTCCTCAGAAATCGCATAACATTTTTTCAACTGTTCTTTAGAAAGAAAATTTCCTCCAACAATTTTCTTGTATTTTAGAATTGTAGCAGTTTGCTTATCAGAAAATCCAAGCTTTTGCCATTGATTTTCATCCAATTCATTTGGATCGAACTCAGAAAAAGATTCTACGGGTAAG contains:
- a CDS encoding helix-hairpin-helix domain-containing protein, with protein sequence MKKNYYRQMAFLGMLLLTLLAFQKYTEKTDEPFPEVTFISKSLPVESFSEFDPNELDENQWQKLGFSDKQTATILKYKKIVGGNFLSKEQLKKCYAISEEKFTQLEAFILLPETNSEAKGNSNFKSFEKKSLNITRKFNPDHLSQTDWENIGFSEKQAAAILKYKSYLGGSFVSKEKFKECFIINEENYAKLEPYLILPSKTPANFNAYAGKSNSFKSKTPQTSFDPNTLDVNGWMALGFSEKQANVIVNYRDRNLKGSFKTLDDIKNCFVISAEKFEELKPYIKLNASTMAKNSTDKKPEFKQEKTDFSKTDMNSITFKQLLEFGLDEKSAGSMIGFRKKLGGFMTKEQILETYNIDKELLQKLLSIAPLDNSKVERYTLVDAPEEWLKNHPYFKYSADKIIFYRISNPDDKKIWKFLKTKPEYEARMRLYLK